The following proteins are encoded in a genomic region of Nymphalis io chromosome 16, ilAglIoxx1.1, whole genome shotgun sequence:
- the LOC126774199 gene encoding sodium-dependent proline transporter-like encodes MTESLSSRTKTLTESIETVSTEEPLIQDRWTNNISYRQLVVSSCIGIVQMWWHPYIYDLKRLVPFLLLYNVFSVFFAYPAFYLELALGVVTKKGVLNCWDISPVARGIGVAMLISCTFTALSLGAVSACCLALVVHSIHSFLPWLHCASSAHPPCAARHRPLPKGSETPAQSFFFNFVLNLKRDGLQGGLGNVVSELTVYYVISWALVYFVSCKRIYSYSKLVLFKDLLAFFVIVSSAAGVVRLKGSSRMFYECDWSVLRDGLQIWRDALEYCFVQMAVSQGTLIMLGSYCPKQKNMLGNTSMYAFAISKLSCTASALILGAAHGALYKDYDNSTNIWKGSSSSLIIWADYVTRIPGNQFWSALIFFTLFVLSISATALLVQTIMSTFTGRLVRKITWVFLILICVLFCFIGIITLCTQGGMYILNFLMTWPVSKPRTPVAASVAIVITYIYGQTTFCEDIYFAVGEYPCVFFRICWALTPVALLILFVSGIASWPLADIVAGWILVMLTLVPVAVYMTFYLVFKFRVRNIVGNEK; translated from the exons ATGACCGAAAGCTTG AGTAGTCGAACAAAAACCTTAACAGAATCTATCGAAACGGTGTCGACAGAAGAGCCattg ATTCAAGACCGATGGACTAATAACATAAGTTACCGACAACTAGTCGTATCTTCATGTATCGGCATCGTCCAAATGTGGTGGCATCCTTACATATACGACCTAAAACGTCTCGTGCCATTTCTCTTACTTTATAACGTATTTAGCGTATTCTTTGCGTATCCTGCATTTTACCTGGAACTCGCACTAGGAGTTGTTACAAAGAAAGGTGTATTGAACTGTTGGGATATATCTCCTGTTGCAAGAG gtatCGGTGTTGCAATGCTCATATCGTGCACATTTACGGCCTTATCATTAGGGGCAGTAAGTGCATGTTGTCTCGCTCTAGTGGTTCATTCCATTCATTCGTTCTTACCGTGGCTTCACTGTGCTTCCTCTGCGCACCCGCCGTGCGCGGCGAGACATAGACCGCTACCGAAAGGAAGTGAAACGCCGGCGcagtcatttttttt taattttgtattaaatctgAAACGCGATGGCTTGCAAGGCGGGCTTGGAAACGTGGTATCCGAATTGACGGTATACTACGTCATATCATGGGCGCTGGTCTACTTCGTGTCCTGCAAACGAATATATAGTTACTCGAAG TTGGTGCTATTTAAAGACCTGTTAGCTTTCTTCGTGATTGTGAGCAGCGCTGCCGGCGTGGTCAGGTTGAAAGGGTCTTCGAGAATGTTCTATGAGTGCGATTGGAGTGTACTCCGTGATGGTTTACAG atttggCGCGATGCTCTCGAATATTGTTTCGTTCAAATGGCCGTGTCTCAAGGTACACTGATAATGCTGGGTTCATACTGTCCGAAACAAAAGAACATGCTTGGGAACACGTCGATGTACGCGTTCGCGATATCAAAACTTAGCTGTACTGCGAGTGCTCTTATACTTGGAGCTGCTCATGGTGCTTTGTACAAAGATTACGACAATAGTACAAATATATGGAAAG ggTCGTCTTCTTCATTAATAATTTGGGCAGATTATGTAACAAGAATACCGGGAAATCAATTTTGGTCCgctcttatatttttcacacttttcGTGCTCTCAATATCTGCTACG GCTTTATTGGTGCAAACGATAATGTCAACATTTACTGGACGCTTAGTACGAAAGATCACGTGGGTGTTCCTTATATTGATCTGCGTGTTGTTCTGTTTCATTGGAATCATTACTTTATGTACACAG GGTGGAATGTATATCCTTAATTTTCTAATGACTTGGCCAGTTTCTAAGCCACGAACGCCCGTCGCGGCGTCGGTAGCCATAGTAATTACCTACATATATGGACAGACAACGTTCTGTGAAGATATTTATTTCGCCGTAGGGGAATACCCTTGCGTGTTCTTTAGGATTTGCTGGGCTTTGACGCCAGTCGCGCTTTTG ATATTGTTTGTGTCTGGGATAGCGTCTTGGCCACTAGCGGATATTGTAGCGGGTTGGATTCTTGTAATGCTTACCTTAGTACCTGTGGCAGTTTACATGACCTTTTATCTTGTCTTCAAATTTAGAGTTCGG AATATCGTGGgtaatgagaaataa
- the LOC126774162 gene encoding ubiquitin carboxyl-terminal hydrolase 10-A-like isoform X2 gives MAPHSPQRSAGGPPHAPPPYVQPPAYPPPPPHQWPVGPPNVYVSQVTANVNVHGYMGQYYQPPQPQYVPPPPQQVERNSRNHRRERRNKRAPSPPPPQPPPYYVPYSQYYPAAQAQGAPLYHLPMYQPLVYGPYAYPPYYQEYPIPVEGDAGDKGPDEYQQEVVMEQEAVDAYYASAHYAAPPYGPPVEGAVEYMPPMYLPPPHHPTPIPIPQQPPHQSTPHQFNVHAKNFVLGQNHNKNFTTEKSQEQKPPAITTTTAVTSSVEALPIKDLKISKGPSSPKQERTPEVIAPKPTPPIEKTSPTLKTDPTKPAWIPENKPQETIQAQNMTKTFPQTPAINANTPTASAKVPPVPAKALKVPTAPFSTGNKQPTKPTVPTAVPVQQSASTPKAPFGNRQKRDGNTNRSPSTENADIEKAVSIEHPKREPPLPPSKAPMPISITLHAQGPPVIVTNKSPFAHSRKAAAVPEPPPAPQLPPPAPTASDFPPPPTPRNRGEPIPPPIVQPQPQPAPGKSWASLFSNKSNSITTTISPSTVPLEEPSSPTTLTPPAATNVQKPVAKVPPYDASPLLTSVVDKAIPTVRPATTAPTISYSEKTSVNAVSNVNAPAPAATKPATPTTSEVREVPIQKENSPTVPVQPSPFSDDPNSYRMGEFLSKYQLENRPVSLLPRGLTNRSNYCYVNAILQALIACPPFYNMLKALPYQTRRGKSSTPVIDSMVELCYEFSPLASAARRGRGEAGPSGAGAPAVPAGPPLDGSAGLRVLRALRPFPGSQEGRQEDAEEFLGCLLNSLNDEMLELIKLVEPEEPKDSNGRQNGVVAQEQPAEEEDDDDEWKVMGPRNRGAVERRWAARRTPVADIFRGRTRLRLHRAPHHDVTDAVQPFFTLQLDIERSNTVKDALELLAGKDTLEGVSDAWQQLSLEQLPVVLLLHLKCFQLDAEGHTAKIVKNIDFPIDLKIDPKIMSSKHTTKQRLYKLFAVVYHEGVEAVKGHYLTDTFHGQAGWIRYDDSTVTPVTDAQVLKPKPPRMPYLLMYRRHDTLVPHRPPGKPE, from the exons ATGGCGCCCCACTCGCCGCAGCGGAGTGCCGGAGGGCCGCCACACGCTCCGCCGCCCTACGTGCAGCCGCCCGCATACCCGCCGCCTCCGCCTCATCAGTGGCCGGTTGGCCCTCCTAATGTATACGTGAGCCAGGTCACAGCTAATGTCAATGTGCATGGATACATGGGTCAGTACTATCAACCACCACAACCGCAGTACGTCCCTCCACCTCCGCAACAAGTTGAACGAAATTCCAGAAATCATAGAAGAGAACGTCGTAACAAACGAGCCCCTTCACCTCCTCCACCGCAACCTCCTCCGTATTATGTACCATATTCACAGTACTACCCGGCAGCTCAAGCTCAAGGAGCGCCATTGTACCATCTACCGATGTATCAGCCTTTAGTGTATGGACCGTATGCGTATCCACCATACTATCAAGAGTATCCGATACCTGTTGAGGGTGATGCAGGTGACAAAGGACCGGATGAATATCAGCAAGAAGTTGTTATGGAACAAGAAGCAGTAGATGCGTATTATGCAAGTGCACACTATGCTGCTCCACCATATGGTCCACCAGTTGAAGGTGCTGTAGAATATATGCCCCCGATGTATCTACCGCCACCACATCACCCGACGCCTATACCTATTCCGCAACAACCACCACATCAATCTACTCCACACCAGTTCAATGTACATGCTAAGAACTTTGTATTGGGTCAGAATCACAACAAAAATTTTACAACTGAAAAAAGTCAAGAACAAAAACCACCCGCAATAACTACAACAACTGCTGTTACAAGCAGTGTTGAAGCACTTCCTATAAAAGATCTTAAAATCAGTAAGGGACCGAGTAGTCCAAAACAAGAACGTACACCTGAGGTCATAGCACCAAAGCCTACTCCTCCAATTGAAAAGACTTCACCAACTCTTAAGACAGATCCCACTAAGCCTGCTTGGATACCTGAAAATAAACCTCAAGAAACTATCCAAGCTCAAAATATGACAAAAACATTCCCTCAGACACCTGCTATAAATGCAAATACTCCAACAGCAAGTGCAAAAGTACCCCCGGTGCCTGCAAAGGCGCTAAAAGTACCCACTGCACCTTTTTCTACTGGAAATAAGCAACCAACCAAACCTACTGTCCCTACCGCTGTGCCTGTACAACAATCAGCTTCTACGCCCAAAGCACCTTTTGGCAATAGACAGAAGCGTGATGGAAATACAAATCGTTCTCCATCTACTGAAAATGCAGATATTGAAAAGGCAGTTTCGATTGAACACCCTAAACGAGAGCCACCTTTGCCACCTAGTAAGGCTCCCATGCCAATATCGATTACTCTTCACGCTCAAGGGCCACCAGTGATAGTGACAAACAAATCGCCATTTGCACATTCAAGAAAAGCAGCTGCAGTGCCCGAACCTCCACCTGCGCCACAATTGCCGCCACCGGCTCCTACTGCATCTGATTTTCCTCCTCCCCCTACACCTAGAAATCGCGGGGAACCAATTCCCCCACCAATTGTGCAACCACAACCCCAACCGGCTCCTGGAAAATCTTGGGCTAGCCTTTTTTCTAACAAAAGTAACAGTATAACCACTACAATTTCTCCCTCGACAGTTCCGCTTGAGGAACCGTCCAGTCCTACAACTTTGACACCACCGGCAGCTACTAATGTTCAAAAACCAGTAGCCAAAGTTCCTCCATATGATGCATCTCCATTGCTGACTTCTGTAGTAGATAAAGCCATACCAACTGTACGACCAGCAACGACAGCGCCTACTATATCTTATTCTGAGAAAACATCAGTGAACGCCGTGAGCAATGTAAACGCACCAGCTCCGGCTGCAACAAAGCCAGCAACCCCCACTACATCCGAGGTCCGAGAAGTGCCTATTCAAAAAGAAAATTCACCGACAGTACCAGTTCAACCATCGCCTTTTAGTGATGATCCTAATTCATACAGAATGGGAG AATTTTTGTCAAAGTATCAGTTGGAAAATCGTCCTGTTTCGCTCTTGCCCCGCGGTCTGACGAACCGCTCCAATTACTGCTATGTAAATGCAATTCTACAGGCATTAATTGCCTGCCCTCCATTCTACAACATGCTAAAAGCACTTCCATATCAGACACGTCGTGGGAAATCAAGCACACCCGTAATTGATTCTAT GGTGGAGCTGTGCTATGAGTTCAGTCCACTGGCTAGCGCTGCTCGACGCGGGCGAGGTGAAGCCGGACCCTCTGGAGCAGGAGCCCCTGCAGTACCTGCTGGACCTCCTCTAGACGGATCAGCAGGGCTTCGTGTGCTAAGAGCTCTGCGTCCCTTCCCCGGTTCCCAAGAAGGCCGACAAGAGGACGCCGAAGAATTCCTTGGATGTTTGCTCAACTCGCTAAATGATGAAATGCTTGAG CTTATTAAACTAGTAGAGCCGGAAGAACCAAAAGACAGCAATGGAAGACAGAACGGTGTTGTCGCTCAAGAACAACCTGCCGAAGAAGAAGACGATGATGATGAATGGAAG GTAATGGGCCCGCGCAACCGCGGCGCGGTGGAGCGGCGCTGGGCCGCGCGCCGCACGCCCGTGGCCGACATCTTCCGCGGCCGCACGCGCCTGCGGCTGCACCGCGCCCCGCACCACGACGTCACCGACGCCGTGCAACCTTTCTTCACATTGCAACTCGATATTGAG CGTTCTAACACCGTTAAAGATGCTTTAGAGCTCTTAGCAGGCAAGGACACCCTAGAAGGTGTCTCTGATGCCTGGCAGCAGCTTTCTTTAGAACAGCTGCCAGTGGTGTTGCTGCTGCATCTTAAGTGCTTCCAACTGGATGCAGAAGGTCACACAGCAAAGATCGTCAAGAATATTGACTTCCCTATTGATCTTAAGATTGATCCTa AGATAATGTCTTCCAAGCATACGACTAAGCAACGTCTTTACAAGCTGTTTGCAGTTGTCTATCATGAAGGAGTGGAGGCAGTTAAGGGACATTATCTTACGGACACTTTCCATGGACAAGCGGGTTGGATAAG gtATGATGACTCAACTGTGACACCAGTGACAGATGCTCAGGTATTGAAACCAAAGCCTCCACGAATGCCATACCTTCTAATGTACCGTCGTCACGACACACTTGTTCCACATCGTCCCCCCGGCAAACCAGAGTAA
- the LOC126774162 gene encoding ubiquitin carboxyl-terminal hydrolase 10-like isoform X1, giving the protein MDLMKTEYEFLDLSDVKEAELSSLQCALFAKKPETAATIATVGWTDPAVDISSCSSSTVGPPTVSSSLDSLSGGECEMAPHSPQRSAGGPPHAPPPYVQPPAYPPPPPHQWPVGPPNVYVSQVTANVNVHGYMGQYYQPPQPQYVPPPPQQVERNSRNHRRERRNKRAPSPPPPQPPPYYVPYSQYYPAAQAQGAPLYHLPMYQPLVYGPYAYPPYYQEYPIPVEGDAGDKGPDEYQQEVVMEQEAVDAYYASAHYAAPPYGPPVEGAVEYMPPMYLPPPHHPTPIPIPQQPPHQSTPHQFNVHAKNFVLGQNHNKNFTTEKSQEQKPPAITTTTAVTSSVEALPIKDLKISKGPSSPKQERTPEVIAPKPTPPIEKTSPTLKTDPTKPAWIPENKPQETIQAQNMTKTFPQTPAINANTPTASAKVPPVPAKALKVPTAPFSTGNKQPTKPTVPTAVPVQQSASTPKAPFGNRQKRDGNTNRSPSTENADIEKAVSIEHPKREPPLPPSKAPMPISITLHAQGPPVIVTNKSPFAHSRKAAAVPEPPPAPQLPPPAPTASDFPPPPTPRNRGEPIPPPIVQPQPQPAPGKSWASLFSNKSNSITTTISPSTVPLEEPSSPTTLTPPAATNVQKPVAKVPPYDASPLLTSVVDKAIPTVRPATTAPTISYSEKTSVNAVSNVNAPAPAATKPATPTTSEVREVPIQKENSPTVPVQPSPFSDDPNSYRMGEFLSKYQLENRPVSLLPRGLTNRSNYCYVNAILQALIACPPFYNMLKALPYQTRRGKSSTPVIDSMVELCYEFSPLASAARRGRGEAGPSGAGAPAVPAGPPLDGSAGLRVLRALRPFPGSQEGRQEDAEEFLGCLLNSLNDEMLELIKLVEPEEPKDSNGRQNGVVAQEQPAEEEDDDDEWKVMGPRNRGAVERRWAARRTPVADIFRGRTRLRLHRAPHHDVTDAVQPFFTLQLDIERSNTVKDALELLAGKDTLEGVSDAWQQLSLEQLPVVLLLHLKCFQLDAEGHTAKIVKNIDFPIDLKIDPKIMSSKHTTKQRLYKLFAVVYHEGVEAVKGHYLTDTFHGQAGWIRYDDSTVTPVTDAQVLKPKPPRMPYLLMYRRHDTLVPHRPPGKPE; this is encoded by the exons ATGGATTTGATGAAAACG GAATATGAGTTCCTAGACTTGTCAGATGTGAAAGAAGCGGAACTAAGCAGTTTGCAGTGTGCACTCTTTGCGAAAAAACCTGAAACTGCGGCCACCATCGCAACCGTCGGTTGGACTGACCCTGCTGTAG ATATTTCGTCTTGTTCATCGAGCACGGTGGGACCACCGACCGTGTCGAGCAGTCTGGACAGCCTGTCGGGCGGCGAGTGCGAGATGGCGCCCCACTCGCCGCAGCGGAGTGCCGGAGGGCCGCCACACGCTCCGCCGCCCTACGTGCAGCCGCCCGCATACCCGCCGCCTCCGCCTCATCAGTGGCCGGTTGGCCCTCCTAATGTATACGTGAGCCAGGTCACAGCTAATGTCAATGTGCATGGATACATGGGTCAGTACTATCAACCACCACAACCGCAGTACGTCCCTCCACCTCCGCAACAAGTTGAACGAAATTCCAGAAATCATAGAAGAGAACGTCGTAACAAACGAGCCCCTTCACCTCCTCCACCGCAACCTCCTCCGTATTATGTACCATATTCACAGTACTACCCGGCAGCTCAAGCTCAAGGAGCGCCATTGTACCATCTACCGATGTATCAGCCTTTAGTGTATGGACCGTATGCGTATCCACCATACTATCAAGAGTATCCGATACCTGTTGAGGGTGATGCAGGTGACAAAGGACCGGATGAATATCAGCAAGAAGTTGTTATGGAACAAGAAGCAGTAGATGCGTATTATGCAAGTGCACACTATGCTGCTCCACCATATGGTCCACCAGTTGAAGGTGCTGTAGAATATATGCCCCCGATGTATCTACCGCCACCACATCACCCGACGCCTATACCTATTCCGCAACAACCACCACATCAATCTACTCCACACCAGTTCAATGTACATGCTAAGAACTTTGTATTGGGTCAGAATCACAACAAAAATTTTACAACTGAAAAAAGTCAAGAACAAAAACCACCCGCAATAACTACAACAACTGCTGTTACAAGCAGTGTTGAAGCACTTCCTATAAAAGATCTTAAAATCAGTAAGGGACCGAGTAGTCCAAAACAAGAACGTACACCTGAGGTCATAGCACCAAAGCCTACTCCTCCAATTGAAAAGACTTCACCAACTCTTAAGACAGATCCCACTAAGCCTGCTTGGATACCTGAAAATAAACCTCAAGAAACTATCCAAGCTCAAAATATGACAAAAACATTCCCTCAGACACCTGCTATAAATGCAAATACTCCAACAGCAAGTGCAAAAGTACCCCCGGTGCCTGCAAAGGCGCTAAAAGTACCCACTGCACCTTTTTCTACTGGAAATAAGCAACCAACCAAACCTACTGTCCCTACCGCTGTGCCTGTACAACAATCAGCTTCTACGCCCAAAGCACCTTTTGGCAATAGACAGAAGCGTGATGGAAATACAAATCGTTCTCCATCTACTGAAAATGCAGATATTGAAAAGGCAGTTTCGATTGAACACCCTAAACGAGAGCCACCTTTGCCACCTAGTAAGGCTCCCATGCCAATATCGATTACTCTTCACGCTCAAGGGCCACCAGTGATAGTGACAAACAAATCGCCATTTGCACATTCAAGAAAAGCAGCTGCAGTGCCCGAACCTCCACCTGCGCCACAATTGCCGCCACCGGCTCCTACTGCATCTGATTTTCCTCCTCCCCCTACACCTAGAAATCGCGGGGAACCAATTCCCCCACCAATTGTGCAACCACAACCCCAACCGGCTCCTGGAAAATCTTGGGCTAGCCTTTTTTCTAACAAAAGTAACAGTATAACCACTACAATTTCTCCCTCGACAGTTCCGCTTGAGGAACCGTCCAGTCCTACAACTTTGACACCACCGGCAGCTACTAATGTTCAAAAACCAGTAGCCAAAGTTCCTCCATATGATGCATCTCCATTGCTGACTTCTGTAGTAGATAAAGCCATACCAACTGTACGACCAGCAACGACAGCGCCTACTATATCTTATTCTGAGAAAACATCAGTGAACGCCGTGAGCAATGTAAACGCACCAGCTCCGGCTGCAACAAAGCCAGCAACCCCCACTACATCCGAGGTCCGAGAAGTGCCTATTCAAAAAGAAAATTCACCGACAGTACCAGTTCAACCATCGCCTTTTAGTGATGATCCTAATTCATACAGAATGGGAG AATTTTTGTCAAAGTATCAGTTGGAAAATCGTCCTGTTTCGCTCTTGCCCCGCGGTCTGACGAACCGCTCCAATTACTGCTATGTAAATGCAATTCTACAGGCATTAATTGCCTGCCCTCCATTCTACAACATGCTAAAAGCACTTCCATATCAGACACGTCGTGGGAAATCAAGCACACCCGTAATTGATTCTAT GGTGGAGCTGTGCTATGAGTTCAGTCCACTGGCTAGCGCTGCTCGACGCGGGCGAGGTGAAGCCGGACCCTCTGGAGCAGGAGCCCCTGCAGTACCTGCTGGACCTCCTCTAGACGGATCAGCAGGGCTTCGTGTGCTAAGAGCTCTGCGTCCCTTCCCCGGTTCCCAAGAAGGCCGACAAGAGGACGCCGAAGAATTCCTTGGATGTTTGCTCAACTCGCTAAATGATGAAATGCTTGAG CTTATTAAACTAGTAGAGCCGGAAGAACCAAAAGACAGCAATGGAAGACAGAACGGTGTTGTCGCTCAAGAACAACCTGCCGAAGAAGAAGACGATGATGATGAATGGAAG GTAATGGGCCCGCGCAACCGCGGCGCGGTGGAGCGGCGCTGGGCCGCGCGCCGCACGCCCGTGGCCGACATCTTCCGCGGCCGCACGCGCCTGCGGCTGCACCGCGCCCCGCACCACGACGTCACCGACGCCGTGCAACCTTTCTTCACATTGCAACTCGATATTGAG CGTTCTAACACCGTTAAAGATGCTTTAGAGCTCTTAGCAGGCAAGGACACCCTAGAAGGTGTCTCTGATGCCTGGCAGCAGCTTTCTTTAGAACAGCTGCCAGTGGTGTTGCTGCTGCATCTTAAGTGCTTCCAACTGGATGCAGAAGGTCACACAGCAAAGATCGTCAAGAATATTGACTTCCCTATTGATCTTAAGATTGATCCTa AGATAATGTCTTCCAAGCATACGACTAAGCAACGTCTTTACAAGCTGTTTGCAGTTGTCTATCATGAAGGAGTGGAGGCAGTTAAGGGACATTATCTTACGGACACTTTCCATGGACAAGCGGGTTGGATAAG gtATGATGACTCAACTGTGACACCAGTGACAGATGCTCAGGTATTGAAACCAAAGCCTCCACGAATGCCATACCTTCTAATGTACCGTCGTCACGACACACTTGTTCCACATCGTCCCCCCGGCAAACCAGAGTAA